In one Desulfallas thermosapovorans DSM 6562 genomic region, the following are encoded:
- a CDS encoding transketolase, whose protein sequence is MPLDKSEKQLIKFIRDLGWGEVNVRVEEGKPVLICEAIRTFKLEEQPVEIQQPRKKGRMTFFNG, encoded by the coding sequence GTGCCATTAGATAAATCAGAGAAACAATTGATTAAATTTATTAGGGACCTCGGTTGGGGCGAGGTTAATGTGCGCGTTGAGGAAGGAAAACCGGTATTAATATGTGAAGCAATAAGGACATTTAAGTTGGAAGAACAACCCGTGGAAATACAGCAACCCAGGAAAAAGGGTCGCATGACATTTTTCAATGGCTAG
- a CDS encoding patatin-like phospholipase family protein produces MTARPLVGLALGGGVMRGMAHIGVLKVLKNAGIPIDMVVGTSSGGIVAALYASGHSPEHIEEIAMKLRPRDVFDYGSVLLNLFLITGGIIARVLHIPYPITSPLGLMRGNKIKKFVNRFVGQDRLFGQTVIPLGITAVDVRDGTLVVFLEGEPAANAKQYTALGYPDLTSSKESVNLRTVVPPEDVFIKGKPVALAAQASAAVPGIFEPVRVGDRILVDGGVRENVPAYVLRRMGAHFVIAVDVGYSGRRVNGISNIIKLLFNSFEIVISEGINLKLESYADVVIRPVINVDPWDTGSTKYSIERGELAAVKALDEIKRKLYDQ; encoded by the coding sequence ATGACTGCCAGGCCGCTGGTGGGATTGGCGCTGGGTGGGGGAGTAATGCGGGGTATGGCCCATATAGGGGTCCTCAAGGTGTTAAAAAATGCCGGAATCCCCATTGACATGGTGGTGGGAACCAGTTCCGGCGGCATAGTGGCCGCTTTGTATGCCTCGGGGCACAGCCCGGAGCACATTGAAGAAATAGCCATGAAACTGCGCCCCCGTGATGTTTTTGACTATGGTAGTGTGCTTCTTAACTTATTTTTAATTACCGGTGGTATCATTGCCCGCGTCTTGCATATTCCTTATCCAATAACCAGCCCGTTGGGGCTTATGCGGGGCAATAAAATAAAAAAGTTTGTCAACAGGTTTGTGGGGCAAGACCGGTTATTCGGGCAAACTGTAATTCCACTGGGCATAACAGCTGTAGACGTGCGGGACGGCACGCTGGTGGTTTTTTTGGAAGGTGAGCCCGCTGCCAATGCAAAGCAGTATACAGCCCTTGGGTATCCGGATCTTACATCAAGCAAGGAATCCGTTAACTTGCGCACAGTGGTGCCGCCCGAGGATGTATTCATCAAAGGCAAGCCCGTGGCGCTGGCCGCCCAGGCCAGCGCCGCCGTACCGGGTATCTTTGAACCGGTGCGGGTGGGTGACCGTATACTGGTGGACGGGGGCGTTCGGGAAAATGTGCCGGCTTATGTACTGCGGCGCATGGGAGCTCACTTTGTTATTGCTGTGGACGTGGGTTACAGTGGCCGCCGGGTGAACGGAATAAGCAATATAATTAAACTTTTGTTTAACAGTTTTGAAATTGTAATTTCAGAGGGTATTAATTTAAAATTGGAGAGTTATGCAGATGTAGTGATCAGACCGGTAATTAATGTAGACCCCTGGGATACTGGCAGCACCAAGTACAGCATTGAGCGGGGGGAACTGGCGGCGGTTAAAGCTCTGGATGAAATAAAACGCAAATTATATGACCAATAA
- a CDS encoding histidine kinase, with the protein MLEREIRIRELEEQIEDLKKRFPAHSIKPAMVNRLEELEEELDRLRQEE; encoded by the coding sequence TTGCTTGAACGGGAAATTAGGATTAGGGAACTGGAAGAACAAATCGAGGACTTGAAAAAAAGGTTTCCGGCCCATTCCATTAAGCCGGCCATGGTAAACCGGCTGGAGGAACTGGAGGAAGAACTGGACCGGTTGCGGCAAGAAGAATAG
- a CDS encoding Fur family transcriptional regulator, producing the protein MRGMIGEVEEILRAHDYKMTPKREHVLCVLLENKKRHLSAEEVYNLVKQRVPDVGLATVYRTLELFSNFDIIRSTDFGDGRKRYEFGTGSNDGHRHHHLICVECGKIIEMNEDLLEDLEERVTSAYDFTISDHELKIFGKCRDCMGQKNK; encoded by the coding sequence ATGCGCGGGATGATAGGGGAAGTGGAGGAGATACTGCGTGCCCACGATTATAAGATGACGCCCAAGCGGGAGCATGTGCTTTGCGTGCTGCTGGAAAACAAGAAGCGGCACTTAAGCGCTGAAGAAGTGTATAACCTGGTGAAACAACGGGTGCCTGATGTGGGCTTAGCTACGGTTTATCGCACACTGGAACTTTTTTCAAATTTTGACATCATACGAAGTACGGATTTCGGGGATGGTCGTAAACGTTACGAATTTGGCACGGGGAGTAATGATGGGCACAGGCACCACCATCTTATCTGTGTTGAATGTGGCAAAATTATTGAAATGAATGAGGATTTGTTAGAAGATTTAGAGGAACGGGTTACCAGTGCCTATGATTTTACAATCAGTGACCACGAGTTGAAAATATTCGGTAAATGCCGGGATTGTATGGGGCAAAAGAATAAATAG
- a CDS encoding Na/Pi cotransporter family protein, with protein sequence MLLILGEFTAGLFVLLWGMQAMKEGLENLSREKIRRAVAAFTATPLKAAVTGLVFTMLVQSSTAISVITIGFVNAGIMNLAQAVGILLGANVGTCVTVQLLSFNLFRLAAPAALGGAVLWAIFKSRPAGHLGRSLCGFGLVFAGLQLMATALAPLQKAPWFLETLLSLQHSPAMAVLAGALVSALLHSSAAATGIAMLLSGYQLIALPTAVALVLGNNIGTCITAVLASLGGSRAGRQVAAAHVLLNVLGALLFLPLLHPFATLVSFTTDTLPRQVANAHALFNIISSLIALPLVYQFTALVRMIVPGNK encoded by the coding sequence TTGCTGCTTATTCTTGGTGAATTTACCGCCGGGCTTTTTGTGCTGCTGTGGGGTATGCAAGCCATGAAGGAGGGTCTGGAAAACCTGTCCAGGGAAAAAATCCGCCGGGCAGTGGCGGCTTTTACCGCCACACCATTGAAGGCCGCCGTTACCGGGCTGGTATTTACCATGCTGGTCCAAAGCAGCACCGCCATTTCAGTTATTACCATCGGTTTTGTCAACGCCGGTATCATGAACCTGGCCCAGGCCGTTGGGATATTGCTGGGAGCAAATGTGGGGACTTGTGTAACCGTTCAATTACTGTCCTTTAATTTATTCCGGCTGGCTGCACCTGCCGCCCTGGGAGGGGCTGTATTATGGGCTATTTTCAAAAGTAGGCCGGCCGGGCATTTAGGCCGTTCCCTCTGTGGTTTTGGCCTGGTATTTGCGGGCCTGCAGTTAATGGCCACTGCGCTGGCCCCGCTGCAAAAAGCACCCTGGTTTCTCGAAACGCTACTATCTTTACAGCATAGCCCGGCTATGGCTGTACTGGCCGGGGCGCTGGTATCCGCCCTGCTGCACAGCAGCGCCGCCGCCACCGGCATCGCCATGCTACTATCCGGTTACCAGCTCATAGCACTACCCACAGCAGTGGCCCTGGTGCTGGGCAATAATATCGGCACTTGTATCACCGCTGTGTTGGCCAGTCTGGGGGGCTCCCGGGCAGGACGGCAGGTGGCCGCAGCTCATGTGCTGCTAAATGTGCTGGGCGCATTGCTGTTTTTGCCTCTATTGCACCCTTTTGCAACGCTGGTGTCCTTTACAACCGATACACTGCCCCGCCAGGTGGCCAATGCCCACGCGTTGTTTAACATTATCAGCAGCCTGATTGCCCTACCGCTGGTTTACCAATTCACCGCCCTGGTTCGCATGATAGTGCCCGGTAACAAGTAA
- a CDS encoding D-alanyl-D-alanine carboxypeptidase family protein, translating to MLVVIAALPAFAAPETEPQPVGKAALVMDSDTGQVLYEKNATQRMYPASTTKIMTTLLALEKSSLDDLVVVSRRAAEIGGSRIGLQPGEQVQMKHLLYILMLSSANDAGIAIAEHVGGSVEDFARMMNDRARELGAKSTNFVNPHGMPDKNHYTTAMDLAVISRQAMQNTTFREIVMTLNYKADRKKNMSPELLAQVEKLESIYGPVQEDFYNHNKLLGNGYYSYSGANGIKTGYTVEAGQCIVASARRGGREMIAVVLNSQGANLWSDVAMLLDYGFDNFTPVALVKPREMITDAKVKHGAKNAVLETAGYFYYNFPVGEEPQVTRRVELVGNIQAPLEEGEKLGELVLTASGEELGRVPLVTVYPVSRDINSYWWFWAGAGLATLFLLCIVKAWFRSKRRSRLRIRRW from the coding sequence ATGTTGGTAGTTATTGCTGCCTTACCTGCTTTTGCCGCCCCGGAAACTGAGCCGCAGCCTGTGGGTAAGGCGGCGCTTGTGATGGATAGTGACACGGGGCAGGTATTGTATGAAAAAAATGCCACTCAGAGGATGTACCCGGCCAGTACCACAAAAATAATGACCACCTTGCTGGCCCTGGAAAAGTCTTCTTTGGATGACCTGGTTGTCGTGAGCAGGCGGGCGGCTGAAATAGGTGGCTCCCGAATCGGGCTGCAGCCCGGTGAGCAGGTGCAGATGAAACACTTGCTGTACATACTTATGCTCAGTTCCGCCAACGATGCCGGCATTGCCATCGCAGAGCATGTGGGTGGGTCGGTGGAGGATTTTGCCCGTATGATGAATGACCGGGCCCGGGAATTGGGGGCAAAAAGTACCAACTTTGTTAATCCGCATGGTATGCCTGACAAGAATCACTATACCACTGCCATGGATCTGGCGGTGATCAGCCGGCAGGCTATGCAAAATACCACTTTCCGCGAGATAGTGATGACCCTTAATTACAAAGCAGACCGTAAAAAAAATATGTCCCCGGAATTATTGGCGCAGGTGGAAAAACTGGAGAGTATTTACGGGCCGGTTCAGGAAGACTTTTATAATCACAATAAACTGTTGGGGAACGGTTACTACAGCTACAGCGGTGCTAATGGTATAAAAACCGGCTACACCGTTGAGGCGGGTCAGTGTATAGTGGCCTCCGCCCGGCGGGGAGGGCGGGAAATGATCGCTGTGGTGCTGAACAGCCAGGGTGCCAACCTGTGGTCCGATGTAGCAATGCTGCTGGATTATGGTTTTGATAATTTTACACCGGTGGCTCTGGTTAAGCCACGGGAAATGATCACCGATGCTAAGGTAAAGCACGGGGCTAAAAATGCAGTGCTGGAAACCGCCGGTTATTTTTATTACAATTTTCCGGTAGGTGAAGAACCCCAAGTTACCCGCCGGGTTGAGCTGGTGGGAAATATTCAAGCCCCGTTGGAAGAAGGAGAGAAGCTTGGTGAACTGGTGCTGACAGCCAGTGGTGAGGAACTGGGCCGGGTACCGCTGGTAACTGTTTACCCTGTCTCCCGGGATATTAATAGTTATTGGTGGTTCTGGGCCGGGGCGGGGCTGGCAACTTTATTTTTACTGTGCATAGTAAAGGCATGGTTTAGAAGCAAACGCCGTTCCCGGCTGCGTATAAGACGCTGGTAA
- the feoB gene encoding ferrous iron transport protein B has product MHNYNKNSRKNTNGPEQKRIVLVGTPNVGKSVFFHRLTGQYVDVSNFPGTTMEFCCGKWEENFLIDTPGVYGLSSNTSEESLVRDAVLTADVVINVVDAVHIDRDLFLTCQLADMGIPMLVVLNMVDELLARGLEINLTKLENLLGVPVVPTVATNNEGLDTLSQRLSQACPGQPSVMVARLLSSSYLGLPRGEALLALEGDPEVAARNNVAPGGDREKIYADRRARANGITAAVLVERSADVAFATRLGHWLIRPLTGIPALLIALWLFYELVGVFFAQTVVGYTEGILMTNYYEPWIRSLLGRFIDLKSSLGTILAGQFGLLTMAITYVLGLLLPLVLGFYLVLSTLEDSGYMSRIAILMDRLMGYLGLNGQAVVPMVLGFGCVTMALITTRLLTTERERRIATFLLALTVPCSAQLAFVAAILGALGPGYMLLYGLIIFSLMAGVGTLLNRFMPGGSVPLLLDLPPLRLPRLDNVLLKSWTRTFSFIKEAFPVFLGGALLLSILSITGLIEKIQRLMEPLTMGWLYLPGETASAFIMGFIRRDFGTAGIMEISMDPLQIFVALVTLTMFVPCIASTLVIYKERGWREGTAIWLLITTLAFVCGGLLTRVLNFAHGMNPVMTLPLTALIILTVLFVIVFIARKRQTIG; this is encoded by the coding sequence ATGCATAATTACAACAAAAATAGCAGAAAAAATACTAATGGCCCGGAACAAAAAAGAATAGTACTGGTGGGTACCCCCAATGTGGGCAAATCTGTTTTCTTTCACCGGTTAACCGGTCAGTATGTAGATGTCTCCAATTTCCCGGGTACCACCATGGAATTTTGCTGTGGTAAGTGGGAGGAGAACTTCCTGATAGATACCCCTGGGGTATACGGGCTTTCTTCCAACACATCCGAGGAATCACTGGTGCGGGACGCTGTGCTGACTGCTGATGTGGTAATAAACGTTGTGGATGCGGTGCACATTGACCGCGATCTTTTTCTTACCTGCCAGCTTGCCGACATGGGTATTCCCATGCTGGTGGTATTAAATATGGTTGATGAACTACTGGCCCGGGGGTTGGAGATAAATTTGACCAAACTGGAAAATTTGCTTGGTGTACCGGTGGTGCCAACGGTGGCCACCAATAATGAGGGATTGGATACACTCAGCCAGCGCTTGAGCCAGGCTTGCCCCGGACAGCCGTCAGTTATGGTGGCAAGATTACTTTCGTCGAGCTATTTGGGTTTACCACGGGGGGAAGCGCTATTGGCGCTGGAGGGAGATCCCGAGGTGGCGGCCCGCAATAATGTGGCTCCCGGTGGTGATAGGGAAAAAATATACGCCGACCGGAGGGCGCGGGCCAATGGGATTACCGCAGCCGTTCTTGTTGAAAGATCCGCTGACGTGGCCTTTGCCACCCGGTTGGGGCACTGGTTGATTCGCCCGCTGACCGGTATCCCGGCGCTGCTAATAGCCCTGTGGTTGTTTTATGAGCTGGTGGGAGTGTTTTTTGCCCAGACAGTGGTTGGCTATACCGAAGGTATTTTAATGACCAATTATTACGAACCGTGGATACGTTCGCTATTGGGCCGCTTTATTGATCTCAAATCTTCCCTGGGGACTATACTGGCCGGGCAGTTTGGTCTTTTGACCATGGCCATTACCTATGTACTGGGGCTGCTGTTGCCTCTGGTGCTTGGTTTTTACCTGGTGCTGTCAACCCTTGAGGACTCCGGTTATATGTCCCGGATAGCTATTTTAATGGACAGGTTAATGGGTTATCTGGGACTGAACGGACAGGCTGTGGTGCCAATGGTGTTGGGTTTTGGATGTGTAACCATGGCTCTAATTACCACCCGCCTGTTGACCACCGAGCGGGAACGGCGCATTGCCACTTTTTTACTTGCCCTTACAGTGCCCTGTTCCGCCCAACTGGCCTTTGTGGCCGCTATTCTGGGCGCTTTGGGGCCGGGTTATATGCTGTTATACGGGCTAATTATTTTTAGCCTGATGGCCGGGGTGGGTACTTTGCTGAACCGGTTTATGCCCGGAGGCAGCGTGCCGCTGCTGTTGGACTTGCCTCCGCTGCGCTTACCCAGGTTGGATAATGTGCTGCTTAAATCCTGGACCAGAACCTTTAGTTTTATTAAAGAGGCGTTTCCTGTTTTTTTGGGGGGCGCGCTGTTGTTGAGCATTTTGAGTATTACGGGGCTAATTGAAAAAATTCAACGGCTCATGGAACCATTGACTATGGGGTGGCTGTACCTGCCCGGTGAAACGGCGAGCGCTTTTATCATGGGATTTATTCGTCGTGACTTTGGTACTGCCGGTATTATGGAAATATCCATGGATCCATTGCAAATTTTTGTGGCCCTGGTTACATTGACCATGTTTGTGCCCTGTATAGCCTCGACGCTGGTTATCTATAAGGAGCGGGGATGGCGGGAAGGTACAGCGATTTGGTTGTTAATTACAACGCTGGCTTTTGTGTGCGGCGGGTTGTTGACCCGGGTGTTAAATTTTGCCCATGGTATGAACCCGGTCATGACGTTGCCTCTTACCGCACTGATCATATTGACAGTACTTTTTGTCATCGTGTTTATTGCACGAAAAAGGCAAACTATTGGTTGA
- a CDS encoding FeoA family protein → MTLDKVKRGDLIRIIFIGNSGIKENALRMGINEGSVLTCAEVIPAGPVVLGKHRQEIAIGRGLAQNIHVELLARAGEAKAIASQLTSESC, encoded by the coding sequence ATGACGCTGGATAAAGTGAAACGGGGCGATTTGATTAGAATTATATTCATTGGCAACTCCGGGATTAAAGAAAATGCACTGCGCATGGGTATTAATGAGGGATCTGTTTTAACTTGCGCGGAAGTAATACCCGCCGGTCCGGTGGTACTGGGCAAGCACAGGCAGGAAATAGCCATTGGCCGGGGTCTGGCGCAAAATATCCATGTCGAGCTGTTGGCCCGGGCGGGAGAGGCCAAAGCGATTGCTTCCCAATTGACAAGCGAATCGTGTTAA
- a CDS encoding methyl-accepting chemotaxis protein produces MSQIVYRKVVTGIKQRVFYAGQVRIGIKTKLALFSTVIIVILVLSIGYLSYNKSGDMLFKFTEEMLLNNGKIYADMIDKYIYERSRDVLIMAEHPLLMDAKAPAEEKSALLSKFKADYGHYDTISLTDTKGLQIADSDGTVGMMKNELEWFKSAIQGNLYISDVRLSIDLQKPIINFAGPVRDDDGNIIGTITTRLILEDSIWAMVDEFAVAQQEAGKSGYAYIINKEGVFMAHPVREMILRDNVLQLGVEELATAGQKMIRGESGFARYSFEGVDKYVAYVPLDGWGGYEGMGWSIALTSPVNDFLAPVYSLRNYILVLGIVAVLVGLALMLVVAQKMVQPINEILDSVRQVARGDLTKQVRVNTADEIGDLAGGFNQMINSLRDIVAKVQDNSFKLSSHSQELAASGQQVSAAMEEVTGTTGEVAATSQQSADNAREAEKESMRMREVAGEGHAAVSQALDKINIIAENSKMLSGAVEDLGRQSNRIGQITGAIIDIAEQTNLLALNAAIEAARAGEHGRGFAVVAEEVRKLAEQSGRAADEITGLIKQVQGGVDKAIAATKQSVSGVEEGVVLAGKAGTALDEITRSIIKNTDMIKNLAISSDQVNEGTQQLSSASQQISSTIQQLAGEAQELADIALELQQMAAKFKAE; encoded by the coding sequence ATGTCGCAAATAGTATACAGAAAGGTGGTGACAGGCATAAAACAGCGGGTGTTTTATGCCGGGCAGGTGCGTATTGGCATTAAAACGAAACTGGCTTTATTTTCCACGGTAATAATAGTTATTTTAGTATTATCAATTGGTTATCTATCGTATAATAAATCCGGGGATATGCTGTTTAAATTTACTGAAGAAATGCTTTTGAATAATGGTAAAATATATGCTGATATGATAGACAAATATATCTATGAGCGCAGCCGGGATGTGCTGATTATGGCCGAACATCCTTTATTAATGGATGCCAAGGCCCCGGCGGAGGAAAAGTCGGCCCTGCTCAGTAAATTTAAAGCGGATTACGGACACTATGATACCATTTCCCTGACAGATACAAAGGGGCTGCAGATTGCTGATAGCGACGGTACTGTGGGGATGATGAAAAATGAATTGGAATGGTTTAAATCCGCCATTCAAGGTAATTTGTACATATCTGATGTTAGATTATCCATTGACTTGCAAAAACCGATTATAAATTTTGCCGGTCCGGTTAGGGATGATGACGGCAATATTATCGGCACAATTACTACCCGTTTGATATTGGAGGACAGTATTTGGGCCATGGTGGACGAATTTGCCGTTGCCCAGCAAGAGGCGGGTAAAAGCGGGTATGCTTATATTATTAACAAAGAAGGAGTATTTATGGCACACCCCGTAAGGGAAATGATCTTGCGGGACAATGTACTGCAATTGGGTGTGGAAGAGCTGGCGACTGCCGGTCAAAAAATGATCCGGGGCGAAAGCGGTTTTGCACGTTACTCCTTCGAAGGGGTGGATAAATATGTGGCCTATGTCCCCCTGGACGGCTGGGGCGGCTATGAGGGTATGGGGTGGTCCATAGCTCTCACTTCACCGGTAAATGATTTTCTTGCCCCTGTATATAGCCTGCGTAATTATATCCTGGTACTGGGAATCGTCGCGGTACTGGTGGGACTGGCGTTAATGCTGGTGGTTGCCCAAAAAATGGTTCAGCCCATCAATGAAATTTTGGATAGCGTCCGGCAGGTGGCCCGGGGGGATTTAACTAAGCAAGTGCGGGTCAATACAGCCGATGAGATTGGTGACCTGGCGGGTGGCTTTAATCAAATGATTAACAGCTTGCGGGACATAGTGGCCAAAGTACAGGACAATTCCTTCAAACTATCTTCCCACAGCCAGGAATTGGCCGCTTCCGGGCAACAGGTGAGTGCAGCCATGGAAGAGGTGACCGGGACCACCGGTGAGGTGGCGGCCACCTCCCAACAAAGCGCGGACAATGCCCGGGAGGCCGAAAAGGAATCGATGCGTATGCGGGAGGTGGCCGGGGAAGGCCATGCCGCTGTGAGCCAGGCATTGGATAAAATTAATATCATTGCCGAAAACAGCAAAATGCTCTCCGGGGCAGTGGAGGATTTGGGGCGTCAATCAAATCGTATTGGTCAAATTACTGGTGCCATTATCGACATAGCTGAACAGACAAATTTGCTGGCTCTCAATGCTGCCATTGAGGCTGCCAGGGCAGGGGAGCACGGCAGGGGATTTGCAGTGGTGGCCGAAGAAGTACGTAAACTTGCTGAACAGTCCGGACGGGCCGCCGATGAAATTACCGGTCTGATTAAGCAGGTGCAAGGAGGTGTGGATAAGGCTATAGCGGCCACGAAACAGAGCGTGTCCGGAGTGGAAGAAGGGGTTGTGCTGGCCGGTAAAGCAGGAACGGCGCTGGACGAAATAACCCGTTCAATAATCAAAAATACCGATATGATCAAGAACCTGGCTATTAGCTCGGATCAAGTCAATGAGGGTACCCAGCAGCTTTCTTCAGCCAGCCAGCAAATCTCTTCCACCATACAGCAGCTGGCCGGTGAAGCGCAAGAACTGGCCGACATTGCCCTGGAATTGCAGCAAATGGCGGCCAAGTTTAAAGCGGAATAA
- the larA gene encoding nickel-dependent lactate racemase — MQCKMKYGHGELSLDLPDNHVQSVIKPCFPQIDDPWSLSVAAMQNPIASPALSQLVKERRPEQVAIVVNDHTRPTPYRFLLAALLRDLEEAGVNKTAITFVVATGAHRGNTGEEHARSLGPAVQGYRIINHDCRGELVYMGMLSNGCKLGVNPLVAGADMLILTGLIAPHELAGFSGGRKSILPGVAGMEAVSANHALLTTGGIGAGKLDGNPVHRIMMEAMGLVRPDFIINVVADSEHRPVQVVAGDPEKAWLAGVDLCRKAVQVSGEKQAEVGLASAGGYPRDINLYQAIKSMRNAAKLITEGGTLVICAQCAQGVGNAVLENWVAGAKNPRDITARLKKGFVLGGHKAYLLAELVEKISVILISSMPGHTVRNFFMTPAADFEEALKIVTRKHGDNYRAVVMPEAALIMPGI, encoded by the coding sequence ATGCAATGCAAAATGAAATACGGGCATGGCGAACTGAGCCTTGACCTGCCTGATAATCACGTGCAAAGCGTAATTAAACCTTGTTTCCCTCAAATAGACGACCCCTGGTCTTTGTCTGTGGCGGCTATGCAAAATCCCATTGCTTCCCCGGCGCTGTCCCAGCTGGTTAAAGAAAGACGCCCGGAGCAAGTTGCCATAGTTGTTAATGACCACACCCGCCCCACTCCGTACCGTTTCCTGTTGGCTGCCCTGTTAAGGGACCTGGAGGAGGCTGGAGTTAATAAGACTGCCATAACTTTTGTGGTGGCCACCGGGGCGCACCGGGGCAATACTGGGGAAGAACATGCCCGGTCACTGGGACCGGCGGTGCAGGGTTACAGGATTATTAATCACGACTGCCGGGGTGAGCTTGTTTATATGGGTATGTTGAGCAACGGGTGTAAACTGGGGGTAAACCCCCTGGTGGCCGGGGCGGATATGCTTATTCTCACCGGGCTCATCGCGCCCCATGAGTTAGCCGGTTTCTCCGGGGGACGTAAATCAATTCTCCCCGGGGTGGCCGGTATGGAAGCCGTGTCGGCCAATCATGCATTACTCACCACAGGGGGCATAGGTGCGGGAAAACTGGATGGTAACCCTGTGCATCGTATCATGATGGAAGCAATGGGTTTGGTCCGGCCCGATTTTATTATCAATGTTGTGGCGGATAGCGAGCACAGACCGGTTCAGGTGGTGGCCGGTGACCCCGAAAAAGCCTGGCTGGCGGGGGTTGATTTGTGCCGCAAGGCAGTGCAAGTGAGTGGCGAAAAACAGGCTGAGGTGGGATTAGCCAGTGCCGGGGGATATCCCCGGGATATTAATTTATACCAGGCCATTAAATCCATGCGCAATGCGGCCAAGCTGATTACCGAAGGAGGGACTCTGGTGATTTGCGCCCAGTGTGCCCAGGGGGTGGGAAATGCTGTGTTGGAAAACTGGGTCGCTGGGGCCAAAAATCCCCGGGACATTACTGCCAGGCTGAAAAAAGGATTTGTTTTGGGAGGCCATAAAGCATACTTGCTGGCCGAGCTGGTGGAAAAAATCTCCGTGATTTTGATTTCTTCTATGCCTGGACACACGGTGCGTAACTTTTTTATGACCCCGGCTGCGGATTTTGAAGAGGCGTTAAAAATTGTTACCCGCAAGCATGGCGATAATTACCGGGCCGTCGTTATGCCCGAAGCGGCATTGATAATGCCCGGGATCTAA